GACGGCCGCCGCGGTCGAGCTGCGCCTTGGTGGTCTTGTCGAGGTCGGAACCGAATTTCGAGAAGGCTTCGAGTTCACGGAACTGAGCCAGATCGAGACGGAGCGTACCGGCAACCTTCTTCATCGCCTTGATCTGGGCGGCGCCGCCGACGCGGGAAACCGAGATACCGACGTTGATGGCAGGACGCTGACCGGCGTTGAACAGGTTCGACTCGAGGAATATCTGACCGTCGGTAATCGAGATCACGTTGGTCGGGATGTATGCCGAAACGTCACCGGCCTGCGTCTCGATGACCGGAAGCGCCGTGAGGCTGCCGCCGCCCTTGACGAGAGGCTTCAGCGGTTCGGGAAGGTCATTCATCTTCTTTGCAACCTCGATGTCGTCGGTGATCTTTGCCGCACGCTCGAGCAGACGGGAGTGCAGATAGAACACGTCACCAGGGTACGCTTCACGTCCCGGCGGACGGCGGAGGAGCAGGGAAAGCTGGCGATAGGCCACGGCCTGCTTGGAAAGATCGTCATAGACGACCAGCGCGTGGCGGCCGGTATCGCGGAAGTACTCGCCGATGGTAGCGCCGGCGAACGGAGCGATGAACTGGAGCGGAGCCGGGTCGGAGGCGGTAGCCGAAACGACCGTGGTGTACTCCATCGCGCCGTATTTTTCGAGAGTGTTGACAACCTGGGCGACCGTCGAGCCTTTCAGGCCGATTGCCACATAGATGCACTGAACACCCTTGCCTTTCTGGTTGATGATAGTGTCGAGCGCCACCGCCGTTTTGCCAGTCTGGCGGTCGCCGATGATCAGCTCGCGCTGGCCGCGGCCAATCGGGATCATGGCGTCGATAGCCTTCAGACCGGTCTGGAGCGGTTCGTGCACCGATTTACGGAAAATGACGCCGGGAGCCCTGCGTTCGAGCGGCAGACGGATCGAAGCGTTGATCGGGCCTTTGCCGTCGATAGGCTCGCCGAGCGGGTTGATGACCCTGCCGAGCATGGCCTCGCCGACCGGAATCGAAGCGAGAATCTTGGTTCTTTTGACCGTATCGCCTTCCTTTACCGCATTGGACTCGCCGAACAGCACAGCACCGACGTTGTCTTCTTCGAGGTTCAAAGCCATTCCCATCACATTGTGGGGAAATTCGAGAAGTTCACCGGCGGCGACACTGGACAAACCGTAAATACGGGCGATACCGTCACCGACCTGCAGAACGGTTCCTACATCATATACATCCGCTTCCGACTCGAAACCGGCGAGCTGCTTGCGGAGTATGGAAGACACCTCATCGGGTCTGACTGCTGTTGACATATGGAATTCGATATGTTATTGTTAAGAAAAGAAAAAGATTCTCCGTACCTTCTCATGATTCCGGCTACGGCCCGTAACACTCCTGAAAATTGATTCAGAATTTAATGAAAAGCATTCAGTTATTCAAATGCCAGAACCAATTTGGATAATCGCCGTTTCCGGACTGTCACGTCACAAGATCAAATCAGGAATTTTTCCCCGTATCACGCCATGAAAACCGTCACTGGATTTGCTTCAGCAACGGTTGGAAACGTTGCCTGCGGTTTCGACGTCCTCGGCTTCGCCATCACCGAACCCGGTGACGAAGTCATTCTGACGCTTCACGACGAACGCAGCAGCGATTGCCCCGTTTCGATCACCTCGATCATCGGTGATGGTGGAGCGCTGCCGCTCGATCCGAAAAAAAACACTTCGAGCTTCGTCGTCCTCAAGTTCCTTGAATATATCCGCACCACGAAGGGAATTGCTTTCGACGGCCATATCGACCTCGTGCTCAAAAAGAACCTGCCTCTCTCCAGTGGCATGGGCAGCAGCGCAGCCAGCGCGGCGGCGGCGCTGATAGCGGCCAACGAGCTGCTCGGCTCGCC
This genomic window from Chlorobaculum limnaeum contains:
- the atpA gene encoding F0F1 ATP synthase subunit alpha; the encoded protein is MSTAVRPDEVSSILRKQLAGFESEADVYDVGTVLQVGDGIARIYGLSSVAAGELLEFPHNVMGMALNLEEDNVGAVLFGESNAVKEGDTVKRTKILASIPVGEAMLGRVINPLGEPIDGKGPINASIRLPLERRAPGVIFRKSVHEPLQTGLKAIDAMIPIGRGQRELIIGDRQTGKTAVALDTIINQKGKGVQCIYVAIGLKGSTVAQVVNTLEKYGAMEYTTVVSATASDPAPLQFIAPFAGATIGEYFRDTGRHALVVYDDLSKQAVAYRQLSLLLRRPPGREAYPGDVFYLHSRLLERAAKITDDIEVAKKMNDLPEPLKPLVKGGGSLTALPVIETQAGDVSAYIPTNVISITDGQIFLESNLFNAGQRPAINVGISVSRVGGAAQIKAMKKVAGTLRLDLAQFRELEAFSKFGSDLDKTTKAQLDRGGRLVEILKQGQYIPMPVEKQVAIIFVGTQGLLDSVDLKQVRRFEEEFLAMLEQRHPEILTSISEKGTLENDVASKLKDVAEKYVASFKEKNKA